The following are encoded in a window of Panthera leo isolate Ple1 chromosome B2, P.leo_Ple1_pat1.1, whole genome shotgun sequence genomic DNA:
- the NDUFAF4 gene encoding NADH dehydrogenase [ubiquinone] 1 alpha subcomplex assembly factor 4, producing the protein MGAAVSRAIRNFNLENRAEREISKMKPSPAPRHPSTKSLLREQMSHHPEIKGEVARKDDKLLSFLRDVYVDSKDPVSSVQVTDAGKRQEPKEFRLVKGQDFNMMSIKNIPKGKISIVEALTLLNNHKLYPETWTAEKIAEEYCLEQKDVKSLLKYFVTFEVKIIPPEDKKAIPSK; encoded by the exons ATGGGGGCTGCTGTGTCTCGCGCAATCAGGAATTTCAACCTAGAGAACCGGGCGGAACGGGAAATCAGCAAAATGAAGCCCTCTCCcgctcccaggcacccctccactaaGAGCCTGCTGCGAGAGCAGATGAGCC ACCATCCAGAAATTAAGGGAGAAGTTGCTAGAAAAGATGACAAACTGCTGTCCTTCCTAAGAGATGTGTATGTTGATTCCAAAGATCCTGTGTCTTCTGTGCAG GTAACAGATGCTGGAAAACGTCAAGAGCCAAAGGAGTTCAGATTGGTAAAAGGCCAAGACTTTAACATGATGAGTATTAAGAACATTCCCAAAGGCAAAATTTCCATTGTAGAGGCATTGACACTTCTCAATAATCATAAACTTTATCCAGAAACGTGGACTGCTGAGAAAATAGCAGAAGAATACTGTCTAGAACAGAAAGATGTAAAATCccttctcaaatattttgttacttttgaaGTCAAAATCATCCCTCCTGAAGACAAGAAAGCAATAccatcaaaatga